The following proteins come from a genomic window of Myroides odoratus DSM 2801:
- a CDS encoding 1-acyl-sn-glycerol-3-phosphate acyltransferase — protein MANWFYKIYQWGEKNKLLFFISVVLFISCMAFGAWNIKFEEDITRILPKSEKSNVTAKVLEQLRFSDKITVIIEKQKGGTTDDMVELASHLFDTLATKKAYIKHIQGKIEDENINETIAFVYQNLPLFLDEADYQELEQKIQLDSVAQTVEANYKTLVSPTSLVAKQFIQKDPFGIGFIALKKLQKLNIGDGFQLIDGFLFNKEEDKLLLFIDPVYSGSDTAHNTDFIAFLNGIKEEFNHKQEQVTIDYFGASFVAVANATQIKSDIQQTVAISITVLMLLLIAFYRRITIPVILFIPTFISALVALFFLYFMTDTISAISLSIGAILIGITIDYALHIMTHYKHCNDIKVLYQEITNPIMMSASTTAIAFLCLVFVHSEALRDLGVFASITVMGAGIISLLLIPHLYKPSAKDRLNQSSSLLDKIAHFPFDQSKVLLGLCGLIILISLFTFKNVKFNSDLSSLNYFPEELKQAEQKLESTVDSGSKSLYLTCFGEDIEQVVEQNVALAKQLEQAKAKGEILHFSSLGDFVLSTQQQRAKIAQWEHFWSKKKANQFIDQFKYEGAKYGFNETAYQPFFALLHNKFEPIGIKDYSDLNPQIIDEFLIEKNGHYTLSTVVKLPEEHRQAFMEQFPSSDHFIVIDRKEMNETFLGNIVNDFNDLVNYSFLAVFAILWLFFRRIELVIVSMIPIVITGLITAGLMGLFHIEFNIFSTIVCTIIFGQGVDFTIFITNALQKEYTTGEESMPTYRASIILAVLTTLLAVGTLVFAKHPALKSISFVSIIGMSVAAINAFVIYPRLFKICFVNRQQKGNSPITLRLLLHSMVSFLYFGVFGFLYSMLSKVFLLVAPGKERTKLRMFSKGMHWYMTSVLYLNAFVRKKVRNPHKETFEKPAIIIANHTSFLDSLVMGMVYPNVVYLVNDWVYKSPIFGKAIQSAGFYRVSEGVDNSIDHLKKRVEMGFSLMIFPEGTRSHSNVVQRFHKGAFFLAETLQLDVVPVYIHGNSETIPKGDYIIYDGHIIATVGKRIPHNDASFGTTYTQRTKAISKHFKAEFAQIRTELEDVDYFKKKVFWAYLYKFPYVVKAVKADYKLYRKFYFEVNQHLPAEGGIHHIADDYGQLNMLLTLQQSKRKIYSYIADKEHREVANTLYIVKKRKIHYGDTLEVQSKCETLLVSSVNTTLTTDFIAHYQTIIVLKKAGVLLETYEGFTKITENNYVVVWNKVHDGK, from the coding sequence ATGGCAAATTGGTTTTATAAAATATATCAATGGGGGGAGAAAAATAAACTATTATTTTTCATCAGCGTTGTGCTGTTTATCAGCTGTATGGCCTTTGGAGCATGGAATATTAAATTTGAAGAAGATATTACGCGTATATTACCCAAAAGCGAAAAGTCCAATGTAACTGCAAAAGTATTGGAACAATTGCGCTTCTCGGATAAGATTACCGTCATCATTGAAAAACAAAAAGGAGGCACAACCGATGATATGGTTGAATTGGCATCCCATTTGTTTGACACTTTAGCAACAAAAAAAGCCTATATTAAACATATTCAAGGTAAAATAGAGGATGAAAATATCAATGAAACCATTGCTTTTGTCTACCAAAATTTGCCTTTATTTCTAGACGAAGCAGATTATCAAGAATTAGAACAAAAAATACAGCTAGATAGCGTCGCTCAAACCGTAGAAGCAAACTATAAAACCTTAGTTTCACCAACGAGTTTAGTAGCCAAGCAATTCATTCAAAAGGACCCTTTTGGCATAGGTTTTATCGCCTTAAAGAAATTGCAAAAACTAAATATTGGTGATGGGTTTCAATTAATCGATGGCTTTTTATTCAACAAAGAAGAGGATAAATTGTTGTTGTTTATTGATCCTGTCTACAGTGGGAGTGATACTGCACACAATACCGATTTTATCGCCTTTTTAAACGGAATAAAAGAAGAATTTAACCACAAACAAGAGCAAGTTACAATAGATTATTTTGGTGCTTCTTTTGTAGCCGTTGCCAATGCAACGCAAATTAAAAGCGATATTCAGCAAACTGTAGCAATCTCCATCACTGTTTTGATGCTGTTGCTCATTGCCTTTTACAGACGAATAACAATTCCTGTTATTCTCTTTATTCCCACTTTTATTAGCGCGCTAGTTGCCTTGTTCTTCTTGTATTTTATGACAGATACTATCTCGGCTATTTCCTTGAGTATTGGTGCAATATTAATTGGAATTACCATTGACTATGCCCTGCATATCATGACACATTACAAACATTGTAATGATATTAAAGTGCTATATCAAGAAATTACAAATCCTATCATGATGAGCGCCTCTACAACAGCTATTGCCTTTTTATGCTTGGTTTTTGTACACTCCGAAGCATTGAGAGATTTAGGTGTTTTTGCCTCTATTACGGTAATGGGAGCTGGAATCATCTCGCTTTTATTAATTCCTCATTTATATAAACCTTCAGCGAAAGACAGACTCAATCAGTCAAGTTCCCTTTTAGATAAAATAGCTCACTTTCCTTTTGACCAAAGCAAAGTATTGCTTGGGCTGTGTGGATTGATCATACTTATCAGTTTATTTACGTTTAAAAACGTCAAATTTAATAGCGATTTATCCTCGTTGAATTATTTCCCAGAAGAATTAAAACAAGCGGAACAAAAACTAGAATCGACGGTTGACAGTGGCTCAAAATCACTGTACTTAACGTGTTTTGGAGAAGATATCGAACAAGTTGTGGAGCAAAACGTAGCTTTGGCGAAGCAATTGGAACAAGCCAAAGCAAAAGGAGAGATTTTACACTTTAGTTCCTTGGGTGATTTTGTACTATCAACCCAACAACAACGTGCCAAAATTGCTCAATGGGAGCATTTCTGGTCCAAAAAGAAGGCCAACCAATTCATTGACCAATTCAAATACGAAGGAGCAAAATACGGTTTTAACGAAACGGCATATCAACCCTTTTTCGCCTTGTTGCATAACAAGTTTGAACCCATTGGAATTAAAGACTATTCAGACTTAAATCCACAGATTATAGATGAGTTTTTAATCGAGAAAAATGGACATTATACCCTCAGCACGGTAGTCAAATTACCAGAAGAACACAGACAAGCTTTCATGGAACAATTCCCTTCTTCGGATCATTTTATTGTGATTGATCGAAAAGAAATGAATGAAACGTTTTTAGGGAATATTGTCAACGATTTTAATGACTTAGTCAACTATTCTTTTTTAGCAGTATTTGCTATCTTATGGCTGTTCTTTAGAAGAATTGAATTGGTTATTGTCTCCATGATTCCCATTGTTATTACGGGATTAATCACAGCGGGATTGATGGGATTATTCCATATTGAATTCAATATTTTTAGTACCATCGTTTGTACCATTATTTTTGGACAAGGTGTTGATTTTACTATTTTCATTACCAATGCCCTGCAGAAAGAATATACCACAGGAGAAGAAAGTATGCCAACCTATCGCGCTTCTATTATTTTAGCCGTATTGACTACTTTGTTAGCCGTTGGAACATTGGTATTTGCAAAACATCCTGCATTGAAATCAATTTCTTTTGTTTCCATTATCGGAATGAGTGTTGCAGCAATCAATGCCTTTGTCATTTATCCGCGTCTGTTTAAAATATGTTTTGTCAACAGACAACAGAAAGGCAATTCGCCAATTACGTTGCGTTTGTTATTACACAGCATGGTGTCTTTCCTATACTTTGGAGTATTTGGATTTTTGTATTCGATGCTGTCTAAAGTATTCTTACTAGTAGCCCCTGGTAAAGAACGAACCAAATTGCGTATGTTCAGCAAGGGAATGCATTGGTATATGACCTCTGTTTTGTACCTGAATGCTTTTGTGCGTAAAAAAGTGCGAAACCCACATAAGGAAACCTTTGAAAAACCAGCAATTATAATTGCCAATCACACCTCTTTTTTAGATTCGTTAGTGATGGGGATGGTTTATCCTAATGTAGTATATCTTGTAAACGATTGGGTGTATAAATCCCCTATCTTCGGAAAAGCTATTCAGTCCGCAGGTTTTTATCGCGTTTCTGAAGGTGTAGATAACAGCATTGATCACCTAAAGAAAAGAGTAGAAATGGGCTTTTCTTTAATGATTTTTCCAGAAGGTACCCGTTCACATTCCAATGTAGTGCAACGCTTCCATAAAGGGGCTTTTTTCTTAGCCGAAACCTTGCAATTAGATGTTGTACCAGTTTATATTCACGGTAATTCAGAAACTATACCCAAAGGAGATTATATCATTTATGATGGGCATATTATAGCCACGGTTGGCAAGCGAATTCCGCATAATGATGCTTCATTTGGCACGACTTATACACAGCGAACAAAAGCCATTAGTAAGCATTTTAAAGCTGAATTTGCCCAAATAAGAACAGAACTAGAAGATGTAGATTACTTTAAGAAAAAAGTATTCTGGGCGTATCTATATAAGTTTCCTTATGTAGTGAAAGCAGTTAAAGCAGATTATAAACTATACCGCAAATTTTACTTTGAAGTAAATCAACACTTGCCTGCAGAAGGAGGTATCCATCATATTGCGGACGATTACGGACAATTGAATATGCTATTGACCTTGCAACAAAGCAAGCGAAAAATATACAGCTATATTGCGGATAAAGAACACCGCGAGGTAGCTAATACACTTTATATTGTTAAGAAAAGGAAGATCCACTACGGGGATACTTTAGAGGTACAAAGCAAATGTGAGACACTCTTAGTGAGTAGTGTAAATACCACGTTAACCACTGATTTTATTGCACATTATCAGACTATCATTGTGCTGAAAAAAGCAGGAGTGCTGCTAGAAACGTATGAAGGATTTACAAAAATAACGGAAAACAACTACGTTGTCGTTTGGAATAAGGTACACGATGGAAAATAA